Proteins from a single region of Crassaminicella profunda:
- the pruA gene encoding L-glutamate gamma-semialdehyde dehydrogenase, with translation MSNAYFKVPLPKNEPVFSYEPESVEKDQIKKKLKELKEQKIEIPLIIGGKEIRTGNIRECIIPHDKGHVLATYHIAGEKEIEMAIDAALKAKREWQNMPWPHRAAIFLKAAELLSGPWRYTLNAATMLGQSKTVYQAEIDSACELIDFLRFNVYYMTQIYNEQVDSTTEAWNRMEYRPLDGFVLAVTPFNFTAIGANLPTAPVMAGNVALWKPASTAIYSGYYVMKLLQEAGLPDGIINFIPGSGSMVGDKVFSNEDFAGIHFTGSTKVFKDIWKMIANNLEKYKAYPRIVGETGGKDFIFAHHSADIDVLVTALVRGAFEYQGQKCSAASRAYIPKSMWKRVKEKLIEEIKTIKMGDVEDFRNFMSAVIDQNAFNKIKSYIDYAQNSKDAEIICGGKCDDEKGFFIQPTVIQSKDPNFKAMTEEIFGPVLTIYVYEDEKIEETIKLCDESTPYALTGAIIANNREAIVKMEKQLSCAAGNFYINDKPTGAVVGQQPFGGARASGTNDKAGSKLNLIRWMNPRVIKENFNPPQNYTYSFMEEK, from the coding sequence ATGTCAAATGCATATTTTAAAGTTCCATTGCCTAAGAACGAGCCAGTATTTTCTTATGAACCAGAAAGTGTGGAGAAAGATCAAATTAAGAAAAAATTAAAAGAGTTGAAAGAACAAAAAATTGAAATTCCTCTTATTATAGGAGGCAAGGAAATACGAACAGGAAATATAAGAGAATGTATTATTCCTCATGATAAAGGCCATGTACTTGCTACTTATCATATAGCAGGGGAAAAAGAAATTGAAATGGCTATAGATGCGGCTTTAAAAGCAAAAAGGGAATGGCAAAATATGCCTTGGCCTCATAGAGCAGCTATATTTTTAAAGGCTGCAGAATTATTATCGGGCCCTTGGCGTTATACACTTAATGCAGCAACTATGCTAGGACAAAGTAAGACTGTGTATCAAGCAGAAATAGATTCTGCTTGCGAGCTGATTGATTTTTTAAGATTTAATGTTTATTACATGACACAAATTTATAACGAGCAAGTAGATTCAACAACAGAAGCTTGGAACAGGATGGAATATAGGCCCCTTGATGGATTTGTCTTAGCAGTAACTCCTTTTAACTTTACAGCTATTGGTGCAAATCTACCAACAGCTCCTGTTATGGCAGGGAATGTGGCTTTGTGGAAGCCTGCATCAACAGCTATATATTCTGGGTATTATGTGATGAAGTTACTGCAGGAAGCTGGTTTGCCAGATGGTATTATTAACTTTATTCCTGGAAGTGGAAGTATGGTAGGAGATAAAGTATTTTCTAATGAAGATTTTGCAGGAATTCATTTTACTGGTTCTACAAAAGTATTTAAAGATATATGGAAGATGATTGCAAATAATTTAGAAAAATATAAAGCCTATCCTAGAATAGTTGGAGAAACAGGAGGAAAGGATTTTATATTTGCTCATCATTCAGCTGATATAGATGTACTCGTAACAGCATTAGTTAGAGGTGCTTTTGAATATCAAGGGCAGAAATGTTCAGCAGCTTCTCGTGCATATATTCCTAAAAGTATGTGGAAGCGTGTAAAAGAAAAGCTCATAGAAGAAATCAAAACAATAAAAATGGGAGATGTAGAGGATTTTAGAAACTTTATGAGTGCAGTTATTGATCAAAATGCATTTAATAAAATAAAATCTTACATTGACTATGCTCAAAATTCAAAGGACGCAGAAATTATTTGTGGCGGAAAATGTGATGATGAAAAGGGATTTTTTATCCAACCTACAGTGATACAGAGTAAAGATCCAAACTTTAAAGCCATGACAGAAGAAATTTTTGGACCCGTATTGACCATATATGTATATGAGGATGAAAAAATTGAAGAAACAATAAAATTATGTGATGAATCAACACCATATGCTCTTACAGGAGCTATTATTGCAAATAATAGAGAAGCTATTGTAAAAATGGAAAAACAACTTTCTTGTGCGGCAGGGAATTTCTATATTAATGATAAGCCTACAGGAGCAGTTGTTGGACAGCAACCCTTTGGTGGTGCAAGAGCTTCAGGAACAAATGATAAAGCAGGTAGCAAATTAAATCTCATAAGATGGATGAATCCAAGGGTGATCAAGGAGAATTTTAATCCACCACAAAATTATACTTATTCCTTTATGGAAGAAAAATAA
- a CDS encoding trans-4-hydroxy-L-proline dehydratase activase, producing the protein MKTGTIINIQKYSVHDGPGIRTTVFLKGCPLNCWWCHNPESQNFKHEIMFFKERCKGCGTCVKRCPQECIELSSGFPVIHQENCTLCGNCTDFCPNGALEYVGKDLTVRELMKEIKKDEIFYEESGGGVTFSGGEPMCQADFLKDLLKECNMREIHTTIDTSGYTDWENFEKIADQVDLFLYDLKIMNDELHKKYIGVSNKIILENLKKLSSKGANIYVRMPIIKGINDDDEHINESIKFLSNLHITQVNLLPFHKMGMDKYKRLEMEYKLSGMEKPSTERMAQIQEKFKASGLKVKIGG; encoded by the coding sequence ATGAAAACAGGGACTATTATAAATATCCAAAAATATTCTGTTCATGATGGACCAGGGATTCGAACAACTGTATTTCTTAAAGGATGTCCCTTAAATTGTTGGTGGTGTCATAACCCTGAGAGTCAAAATTTCAAACATGAAATCATGTTTTTTAAGGAGCGCTGCAAAGGGTGTGGTACTTGCGTAAAAAGATGTCCACAAGAATGTATAGAATTAAGCAGTGGCTTTCCTGTAATCCATCAAGAAAACTGTACTCTTTGTGGAAACTGTACTGATTTTTGTCCAAATGGGGCACTAGAATATGTTGGAAAAGACTTAACCGTTAGGGAGCTTATGAAGGAAATAAAAAAAGATGAAATATTTTATGAAGAATCAGGTGGGGGCGTTACCTTCTCAGGAGGAGAACCTATGTGTCAAGCTGATTTTCTAAAGGACCTATTAAAAGAATGTAATATGCGAGAAATTCATACAACCATAGATACCAGTGGGTATACAGATTGGGAAAATTTTGAGAAAATAGCTGATCAAGTAGATTTGTTCCTATATGATTTAAAAATAATGAATGATGAGTTGCATAAAAAATATATAGGTGTATCTAATAAAATCATACTAGAAAATTTAAAGAAATTATCAAGTAAGGGCGCCAATATTTATGTGCGCATGCCTATCATTAAAGGAATTAACGATGATGATGAGCACATTAATGAAAGTATAAAGTTTTTATCCAATCTTCATATAACACAAGTAAATCTACTTCCCTTTCATAAGATGGGAATGGATAAATATAAAAGACTAGAGATGGAGTATAAGCTATCTGGTATGGAAAAGCCATCAACTGAAAGAATGGCACAAATACAAGAAAAGTTTAAAGCATCTGGCTTGAAAGTAAAGATAGGGGGTTAA
- a CDS encoding CD0519/CD1768 family membrane protein, with protein MMMEVCLVEKTKNNLTKKAISTETFVFLGAVALLLGYLGKTMGVGIMFSIMMKTGHDLLLNTALFIMAVAVLAGAAAALMSEFGVIALVNKLLSPIMKPLFGLPGAASLGAVTTYISDNPAILPLIEDKGFSKYFKKYQLASLCNLGTVFGMGLIVTSYVLGLGTEFIPAIIIGNIGAVLGGVVSVRLMLRVAKKFYGNEEINTDGLEDEHLLDMRPIRPGNTFERTLGAMLEGGKNGVDLGLSVIPGILIVCTAVMMLTFGPSGMEEGVAVYKGAAYEGVALLPKLGDLLSPIIQPLFGFSSTEALALPITSLGAVGAAMGMTKGLLEKGLMNAHDIAVWSAMGICWAGFLSTHVGMMDSVGMSKLTTKAIITHLIGGIAAGVFANYLFMFFA; from the coding sequence ATGATGATGGAGGTATGTCTAGTGGAAAAAACAAAGAACAACTTAACAAAAAAAGCTATATCAACGGAAACTTTTGTTTTCCTTGGTGCAGTAGCCCTTTTACTTGGGTATTTAGGAAAAACTATGGGTGTAGGAATTATGTTTAGTATTATGATGAAAACAGGTCACGATCTTTTATTAAATACAGCTCTATTTATTATGGCTGTTGCTGTTTTAGCAGGTGCTGCTGCTGCATTAATGTCTGAATTTGGTGTGATTGCATTAGTAAATAAATTGTTATCCCCTATTATGAAACCTTTATTTGGTTTGCCTGGAGCAGCTTCTCTTGGAGCAGTAACAACTTATATTTCTGATAATCCAGCTATCTTGCCATTGATAGAAGATAAAGGATTTTCTAAGTATTTTAAGAAATATCAGTTGGCGTCCCTTTGTAACTTAGGAACAGTATTTGGAATGGGATTGATTGTTACAAGCTATGTTTTAGGACTCGGTACTGAATTTATTCCAGCTATTATTATTGGTAATATTGGGGCAGTCTTAGGAGGCGTTGTAAGTGTTCGATTAATGCTTCGTGTAGCTAAAAAATTCTATGGAAATGAAGAAATCAATACGGATGGCTTAGAAGATGAACATCTTTTAGATATGAGACCCATTCGTCCTGGAAATACTTTTGAGCGTACTTTAGGAGCTATGCTAGAGGGTGGGAAAAATGGTGTTGATTTAGGACTTAGTGTTATCCCAGGAATCCTTATTGTTTGTACTGCTGTGATGATGTTAACCTTTGGACCAAGTGGAATGGAAGAAGGCGTAGCTGTTTATAAAGGTGCAGCTTATGAAGGTGTTGCACTTCTTCCTAAATTAGGAGATTTATTATCACCTATTATCCAACCACTTTTTGGATTCTCTAGTACAGAAGCTTTAGCATTACCGATTACATCATTAGGTGCTGTTGGTGCTGCTATGGGAATGACAAAAGGGTTACTTGAAAAAGGATTAATGAATGCTCATGATATTGCAGTATGGTCAGCTATGGGAATATGCTGGGCAGGATTTCTTAGTACTCATGTTGGGATGATGGATTCTGTTGGTATGAGCAAATTAACGACAAAAGCAATTATTACCCATCTTATTGGGGGAATCGCTGCAGGAGTTTTTGCAAATTATTTATTCATGTTTTTCGCATAA
- a CDS encoding sodium-dependent transporter, giving the protein MSENNHQSEQWGSRLGFILAAMGMAVGTGNIWRFPRIVGSNQGGTFLIAYTICNLLWVVPLLMTEMGMGKSTRLGAIGAFRDFAGKKKTWFGGWITLVCTAITGYYAVVFAYAIRYFVYALQGALKPGFDEQALWNGFIGNPKQTIFFQCIAIFLTGIVIYRGVKKGLEAVGKIAIPLLFISLIVAAGWSLMQPGAIVGLKFLFVPNFKAFASSKVWLNALTQSAWSAGAGWAMMLTYSNYFKKNEDVVVNSFMITFGDAMGATVAAMAVLPAVFALSATQSDAMQALEGGNVGLTFIYLAKLFSDIPGGQIIAIFFFFALSLAALTSIIPQTEVIVRNLVNAGYDRKKATIMVMSGIFVLGLPSAYSADILNNQDFVWGIGLLVCGLFFAMAVYKFGVNRFRVEILNPGSDMKIGKYYNFCIRLFPVLFSLVVGWWLWQAITWYPTDWWNPFLVDSFGTVVAQIFITLVAFYFMNDKLSKWITAPSYMEDGKFLASAKEER; this is encoded by the coding sequence ATGAGTGAAAATAATCACCAAAGCGAACAATGGGGAAGTAGATTAGGATTTATTTTAGCGGCAATGGGAATGGCCGTAGGTACGGGGAATATTTGGAGATTTCCACGTATTGTAGGAAGTAATCAAGGAGGAACGTTTTTAATTGCTTATACGATCTGCAATCTTTTATGGGTTGTTCCTCTTCTCATGACAGAAATGGGAATGGGTAAATCAACAAGATTAGGAGCTATAGGAGCCTTTAGAGATTTTGCTGGAAAGAAAAAAACTTGGTTTGGTGGTTGGATTACATTGGTATGTACAGCCATTACAGGATATTATGCAGTAGTATTTGCGTATGCTATTCGATATTTTGTGTATGCATTACAAGGAGCTTTAAAACCTGGATTTGATGAGCAAGCCTTATGGAATGGATTTATTGGGAATCCAAAGCAAACGATTTTCTTTCAATGCATTGCTATATTTTTAACAGGGATTGTCATTTATAGAGGGGTAAAAAAAGGGTTAGAAGCAGTAGGGAAGATTGCTATTCCATTGTTATTTATTAGCTTGATTGTAGCAGCAGGATGGTCATTGATGCAGCCAGGTGCTATTGTTGGACTGAAGTTTTTGTTTGTACCAAATTTCAAGGCTTTTGCATCCTCTAAGGTATGGCTAAATGCTTTAACACAATCTGCTTGGTCAGCAGGTGCTGGCTGGGCAATGATGCTTACTTATTCTAATTATTTCAAGAAAAATGAAGATGTTGTAGTCAATAGCTTTATGATTACTTTTGGAGACGCTATGGGAGCAACCGTTGCTGCAATGGCAGTTCTTCCGGCTGTATTTGCTCTTTCTGCTACACAATCAGATGCTATGCAGGCACTAGAAGGAGGAAATGTAGGACTTACTTTTATTTATCTTGCGAAATTATTTTCTGATATTCCAGGAGGACAAATTATCGCTATATTTTTCTTCTTTGCTTTATCTCTTGCAGCATTAACATCTATTATACCGCAGACAGAAGTAATTGTACGTAATCTTGTTAATGCAGGATATGATCGAAAAAAAGCAACCATTATGGTTATGAGTGGCATATTTGTATTAGGCCTTCCTTCGGCGTATAGTGCAGATATTTTAAATAATCAAGATTTTGTTTGGGGAATTGGCTTATTAGTATGTGGGTTATTCTTTGCAATGGCTGTTTATAAATTTGGAGTGAATCGCTTCCGTGTAGAAATTTTGAATCCGGGCAGTGATATGAAAATAGGAAAATACTATAACTTTTGTATTAGATTATTTCCAGTACTCTTTTCATTGGTTGTAGGTTGGTGGTTATGGCAAGCTATCACATGGTATCCAACAGATTGGTGGAATCCATTCTTAGTAGATAGCTTTGGTACAGTTGTTGCTCAAATTTTTATTACATTAGTTGCTTTCTATTTTATGAATGACAAGTTATCTAAGTGGATTACTGCACCATCCTATATGGAGGATGGAAAATTCTTAGCTTCTGCAAAGGAGGAAAGATAG